The following is a genomic window from Moorella sp. Hama-1.
CATGTAAACTATACCGTTATCTTCCCATTTGAGCATGTGCCCGGCTTTTACCGCAGGTTCGGCATTGCGGTCACCTACATTAACTACCGGAAACTCGGACCAATACGCCGTTTTATTTCCCATCTTGACTTCTTTTATGGCGTCACCACCCTTAAGGAATCTCTGGTCGTCAGTCAGCATCAGGTTTAAGCCAGGGTGTTGTTGATCCGGGGTCCGGTAAAGGACCTGCACAATGCCCTTACCGTTGTCCCACTTGTCGGCACTGATGCCAACTTGCTCATAGCCGTCCGGCAGGTAAGCAGGCAGCGAGACAGGAAATCCGGCGGCGGCTTCGGCTTCCATGGGTGTCAAGTTATTGTCCACGGGTTTAGCTGCTTTCACCTCCTGTTTTTCTATAGCTGTTATTCTCATTGATGCGACTTCTTCTTTGATAACCGCATATCCCGCGTCTGTCCTTATAATTTTATAGGCGGCAATGGCCTGGATTTTTTCAGCGGCCCAGGCCCGGGCTTGAGGCGAAACG
Proteins encoded in this region:
- a CDS encoding DUF4367 domain-containing protein, translated to MQLEQWLRAALASKAAEIEPAPDMWERVKTGITAPGQERRIIMLGKEPGGYLLPWQPAWKKVAAVALCGLLLAGGLTFGVSPQARAWAAEKIQAIAAYKIIRTDAGYAVIKEEVASMRITAIEKQEVKAAKPVDNNLTPMEAEAAAGFPVSLPAYLPDGYEQVGISADKWDNGKGIVQVLYRTPDQQHPGLNLMLTDDQRFLKGGDAIKEVKMGNKTAYWSEFPVVNVGDRNAEPAVKAGHMLKWEDNGIVYMLRDNSSELSMDEMFRIAASIK